In Streptomyces sp. RFCAC02, the following proteins share a genomic window:
- a CDS encoding DivIVA domain-containing protein codes for MTAFPNARGRGYRPDQVDRVLAELERERDAAWHRVASLGARVEELTGEAARLTDRAAALPPPAFDALGERAALLLAEVEAEAAAVREAADEEARVLIDAATRAARALRDEARARAGERRALADAEADDLIDRATEHATALMTDARRGAAALRDGATAALEEVTRRCRALVAEQRAHHTATGRALDEELAARQAETERRVDELTARGEALLAKARQEMADAEAEARDREEGADARRAELLERARERRSAIEDDSEALAAEYGERADEVRAHLSHIRGTLAALTGRHPRRPAPWEPDA; via the coding sequence ATGACGGCTTTCCCGAATGCGCGCGGGCGTGGTTACCGGCCCGACCAGGTGGACCGTGTCCTGGCCGAGCTGGAGCGGGAACGCGACGCGGCGTGGCACCGGGTCGCGTCGCTCGGCGCGCGCGTCGAGGAGCTGACCGGCGAGGCCGCCCGGCTCACGGACCGGGCGGCGGCGCTGCCGCCGCCCGCGTTCGACGCGCTCGGGGAGCGGGCCGCGCTGCTGCTCGCCGAGGTCGAGGCGGAGGCGGCGGCGGTCCGTGAGGCCGCCGACGAGGAGGCGCGCGTCCTGATCGACGCGGCGACGCGGGCGGCCCGCGCGCTGCGCGACGAGGCGAGGGCGCGGGCCGGTGAGCGGCGGGCGCTGGCCGACGCCGAGGCCGACGATCTGATCGACCGCGCGACCGAGCACGCGACCGCCCTCATGACGGACGCCCGCCGCGGCGCCGCCGCGCTGCGGGACGGGGCGACGGCCGCCCTGGAGGAGGTGACGCGCCGCTGCCGCGCCCTGGTGGCCGAGCAGCGCGCCCACCACACGGCGACCGGGCGCGCCCTGGACGAGGAGCTGGCCGCCCGGCAGGCGGAGACCGAGCGGCGCGTGGACGAGCTGACGGCGCGCGGCGAGGCGCTGCTCGCGAAGGCCCGCCAGGAGATGGCGGACGCGGAGGCCGAGGCCCGCGACCGCGAGGAGGGCGCCGACGCCCGGCGCGCCGAGCTGCTGGAGCGCGCCCGCGAGCGGCGCAGCGCGATCGAGGACGACTCGGAGGCCCTGGCCGCGGAGTACGGCGAGCGGGCCGACGAGGTGCGCGCGCACCTGTCGCACATCCGCGGGACCCTCGCCGCGCTGACCGGCCGCCACCCGCGCCGCCCGGCCCCCTGGGAGCCCGACGCCTGA
- a CDS encoding SUKH-4 family immunity protein: MVTFAQAQERAERWVNGGPDDGRPRGEVRVREFDLGFVAWAEDRDSGPVGGGKLVIARDSGDTTLWPALPVAEVIQRYEQEYGGGPEAPPAEPAPQAGENVTSFMLLPPGLLGGSSPAAQMARPAPDAPEDDGARERPAVEPTPTPPPSGAPWTPAAPAPAAQEPPGPPPAAQPPAPRPPSPWDDVDATPAPAKAAAPASPWAGTDTSESGDGTESIAPPATVFAPPVVEDDETPAPRQSGPTGPTSEARTTVMPQGSALPPTAVHAPPPRPGGDAAPPPGAGPIPGPPGAPLGPPPVPGGGGDLAGADTIRAAAPGGPVPPPPAPDAADYVPTQPVTPEMIAELKAASARDAHGTPPPPPPPPPLGDTALAPRPGTGVPGPPPPPPGIGGAPAGSLPGTPPPQGVHTPPPPPPGAGYGYPRPNAPTVGSGYMAVLRYRAPDGSEQQLIRRSAPGMPHPEWQILHELRSMNVPPQQVIELHTELQSCELPGGYCARMVRETWPQVRITHTAAYGRDHASRQAGVRHLVEHQDELQQFADGPPRSAPVRAPLPQQQPAPAVALDVIGQELVQAYGPQAVFRYTPEAVSRQGVPEIVAQSLVWAGLPVDVNPFFWAQAQQGRPIPTLAELAAERGVQPAQDAGSYLVIGSDFGRQLCVQYGTAYIVAVPLEAGPGGTPAPPQFVNASLPQFARCMALLGRMWRLRYGLTPEQAGRWTTDFQAQLGSLDPQAVADPESWWAVLLEQMWDGLL; this comes from the coding sequence GTGGTCACGTTCGCGCAGGCACAGGAGCGCGCCGAGCGCTGGGTGAACGGCGGCCCGGACGACGGGCGGCCGCGCGGCGAGGTGCGGGTACGGGAGTTCGACCTCGGCTTCGTCGCGTGGGCCGAGGACCGGGACAGCGGCCCGGTCGGCGGCGGCAAGCTCGTCATCGCGCGGGACAGCGGCGACACGACGCTGTGGCCCGCGCTGCCGGTCGCCGAGGTGATCCAGCGCTACGAGCAGGAGTACGGGGGCGGCCCCGAAGCGCCGCCCGCCGAGCCGGCCCCCCAGGCCGGGGAGAACGTCACCTCCTTCATGCTGCTGCCGCCCGGGCTCCTCGGCGGCTCGTCGCCCGCCGCGCAGATGGCACGGCCCGCGCCGGACGCGCCGGAGGACGACGGGGCACGCGAGCGGCCGGCCGTCGAGCCGACGCCCACACCCCCGCCGTCCGGCGCGCCCTGGACCCCGGCGGCACCCGCGCCCGCGGCCCAGGAACCGCCCGGCCCCCCGCCGGCCGCGCAGCCGCCGGCGCCGCGCCCGCCCTCCCCGTGGGACGACGTGGACGCGACCCCGGCCCCCGCGAAGGCGGCCGCCCCCGCGTCGCCCTGGGCCGGCACCGACACCTCGGAGTCCGGTGACGGCACCGAGTCCATCGCACCGCCGGCGACCGTCTTCGCGCCCCCCGTCGTCGAGGACGACGAGACGCCCGCGCCCCGCCAGTCCGGGCCGACCGGCCCCACGTCCGAGGCGCGGACCACCGTCATGCCGCAGGGCAGCGCGCTGCCGCCGACCGCCGTGCACGCGCCGCCGCCCCGGCCCGGCGGCGACGCCGCACCGCCGCCCGGCGCCGGGCCGATCCCGGGTCCGCCCGGCGCGCCGCTCGGGCCGCCGCCCGTGCCCGGGGGCGGGGGCGACCTGGCGGGAGCCGACACGATCAGGGCAGCGGCTCCCGGCGGACCCGTCCCGCCGCCGCCGGCTCCCGACGCGGCCGACTACGTGCCCACGCAGCCCGTCACGCCCGAGATGATCGCCGAGCTGAAGGCGGCGTCCGCGCGCGACGCGCACGGCACACCGCCGCCCCCTCCGCCCCCGCCGCCGCTCGGCGACACGGCCCTCGCGCCGCGCCCCGGCACGGGCGTCCCCGGCCCGCCGCCGCCCCCGCCCGGCATCGGCGGCGCGCCCGCCGGCAGCCTGCCCGGCACGCCCCCGCCGCAGGGCGTGCACACGCCCCCGCCGCCACCCCCCGGCGCCGGGTACGGCTACCCGCGGCCGAACGCCCCGACCGTCGGCTCCGGCTACATGGCGGTCCTCCGCTACCGCGCCCCTGACGGCTCCGAGCAGCAGCTCATCCGGCGTTCCGCGCCCGGCATGCCGCACCCGGAGTGGCAGATCCTGCACGAGCTGCGGAGCATGAACGTGCCCCCGCAGCAGGTCATCGAGCTGCACACCGAGCTGCAGTCCTGCGAGCTGCCGGGCGGCTACTGCGCCCGCATGGTCCGCGAGACCTGGCCGCAGGTCCGGATCACCCACACGGCGGCCTACGGGCGGGACCACGCGTCGCGGCAGGCCGGCGTACGGCACCTGGTCGAGCACCAGGACGAGCTGCAGCAGTTCGCGGACGGCCCGCCCCGCTCCGCGCCGGTCCGCGCGCCCCTGCCGCAGCAGCAGCCGGCGCCGGCCGTCGCGCTCGACGTGATCGGGCAGGAACTGGTGCAGGCGTACGGGCCGCAGGCCGTCTTCCGGTACACGCCGGAGGCCGTGTCGCGGCAGGGCGTCCCGGAGATCGTCGCGCAGTCGCTCGTGTGGGCGGGCCTCCCGGTGGACGTGAACCCGTTCTTCTGGGCGCAGGCCCAGCAGGGCCGGCCGATCCCGACGCTGGCGGAGCTGGCGGCGGAGCGCGGCGTCCAGCCGGCGCAGGACGCGGGCTCGTACCTCGTGATCGGCTCGGACTTCGGCCGCCAGCTCTGCGTGCAGTACGGGACGGCGTACATCGTCGCGGTGCCGCTCGAGGCGGGGCCCGGCGGTACGCCGGCGCCGCCGCAGTTCGTCAACGCGTCGCTTCCGCAGTTCGCCCGTTGTATGGCACTCCTGGGACGGATGTGGCGGCTGCGCTACGGCCTGACCCCGGAGCAGGCCGGCCGCTGGACCACGGATTTCCAGGCCCAGCTCGGGTCGCTGGACCCGCAGGCGGTCGCCGACCCGGAGAGCTGGTGGGCCGTTCTGCTGGAACAGATGTGGGACGGCCTGCTGTAG
- a CDS encoding SMI1/KNR4 family protein has translation MTTGRLGQQAAPPNRAYAGQVVQFPDPVRAARYPLGIRVDAQGYPDFSPYARAAAEIAEPPDGFGVDELRLTDYVSANAALHATGHDLWADLPPVATPHGWTWHHVANSRRLELVPVEVKALLRHHGGLATTAVDQHKRGTRPLNETRPVHFPVPHTVAVAEDRVRAAEAKLGYALPAAYRSFLKAGGGCAPKGVALDAELGLLVDQPFFTLREEAAVNDVVYVNKCLRDHLTKDYLGVAFVQGGLLAVKVRGEDTGSVWACLYDDARDRDGLTVQQRVDDLLLPCGADFDDFLLRLAGNPPELASVAELMVDGGFARAVPVER, from the coding sequence ATGACGACAGGGCGGCTCGGGCAGCAGGCCGCGCCACCGAACAGGGCCTATGCCGGCCAGGTGGTGCAGTTCCCCGACCCGGTGCGGGCGGCTCGCTACCCGCTCGGCATCCGGGTCGACGCGCAGGGCTACCCGGACTTCTCGCCCTACGCGCGGGCCGCCGCCGAGATCGCCGAGCCGCCCGACGGCTTCGGCGTGGACGAGCTGCGCCTCACCGACTACGTGTCGGCGAACGCCGCGCTGCACGCCACCGGGCACGACCTGTGGGCCGACCTCCCCCCGGTCGCCACCCCGCACGGCTGGACGTGGCACCACGTCGCGAACTCCCGCCGGCTCGAACTGGTGCCCGTCGAGGTGAAGGCCCTGCTGCGGCACCACGGCGGACTCGCCACGACGGCCGTGGACCAGCACAAGCGCGGCACACGGCCCCTGAACGAGACGCGCCCCGTGCACTTCCCCGTGCCGCACACCGTCGCCGTCGCCGAGGACCGGGTGCGGGCGGCGGAGGCGAAGCTCGGCTACGCGCTGCCCGCGGCCTACCGCTCGTTCCTCAAGGCGGGCGGCGGCTGCGCGCCGAAGGGCGTCGCCCTGGACGCCGAACTGGGCCTGCTGGTCGACCAGCCGTTCTTCACCCTGCGGGAGGAGGCGGCGGTCAACGACGTCGTGTACGTCAACAAGTGCCTGCGCGACCACCTGACGAAGGACTACCTCGGGGTGGCGTTCGTGCAGGGCGGGCTCCTCGCGGTCAAGGTGCGCGGCGAGGACACGGGTTCGGTGTGGGCCTGCCTCTACGACGACGCGCGGGACCGCGACGGGCTCACCGTCCAGCAGCGCGTCGACGACCTGCTGCTGCCGTGCGGCGCCGACTTCGACGACTTCCTGCTGCGGCTCGCCGGCAATCCGCCCGAACTGGCGTCCGTGGCCGAGCTGATGGTGGACGGCGGGTTCGCCCGCGCCGTCCCGGTGGAGAGGTGA
- a CDS encoding SUKH-3 domain-containing protein has protein sequence MHQALAAAGWSPGRRHAAQAEAWADALSGHRSPQGHAHALFPAAFETWAELGALTLNPVGAGTAYAPSGIVVDPLRGLHWARTLGDLGHALDTALCPLGEEAGGTALIALDREGRLYAVDHTGDWYLGPDVPAGLTTLLTGAEPYRLDLPDDD, from the coding sequence GTGCACCAGGCGCTGGCCGCCGCCGGCTGGTCCCCGGGGCGGCGGCACGCGGCGCAGGCGGAGGCGTGGGCCGACGCGCTCAGCGGCCACCGCTCCCCGCAGGGGCACGCGCACGCCCTCTTCCCCGCGGCGTTCGAGACGTGGGCCGAGCTGGGCGCCCTCACCCTCAACCCGGTGGGCGCGGGCACCGCGTACGCGCCGAGCGGCATCGTCGTCGACCCGCTGCGCGGCCTCCACTGGGCGCGCACCCTCGGCGACCTCGGCCACGCGCTCGACACCGCGCTGTGCCCCCTCGGCGAGGAGGCCGGCGGCACCGCGCTCATCGCGCTGGACCGCGAGGGGCGGCTGTACGCCGTCGACCACACCGGCGACTGGTACCTCGGCCCCGACGTGCCGGCCGGGCTGACGACGCTGCTGACGGGCGCGGAGCCGTACCGGCTCGACCTGCCGGACGACGACTGA
- a CDS encoding polysaccharide pyruvyl transferase family protein, with translation MEYHKRRVAFAAAVDAERPAGLAALLRSLALTNPAVCEDVLLRHDGDAPPAGTLDAVRALHPRLVPLPSSSPLPPPGGAYDTVIVLPPGTVVREDIGHLLTVRQRVVHYEPVDGEAPGEPPTDDEFRAEYCALPGRKAPDLLFHCALPLLRAGGPITTRAGKRVDPAGLARVVGSALHQQGRYEEAVEVLRPAAGDPRRARNHEALGSALMALSRYEEAETHLLVATAHPVVAPRAFAQLARLAWLHGRDDDARRYALTGLDADPTDAGCRALHARTAPPPAAGPAAPVVPGDQIAHVALYAEGQENSGDKVLPEAVRRCFGPDTGEARWHSVQVHRLVDDRVLAELNSRRGVIVGGGGLFLPDTWPNGNSGWQWNVTDDALRRITVPLAVFAVGFNLFDGQHLPPGRLAGSVRALVERAAFVGLRNRGSVERVRALLPAELGDRVRHQPCPTTVLRHLVPGWRDATPADRADTVLLNCAYDRAGLRFGHDYGHFLDQMARTVRALRAHAEIRYAAHTPADETFVHDLRRAHGLTLPVTRLYDMTNEGLLDAYRRTRLVIGMRGHATMIPFGCGTPALSLISHPKLAYFLDDIGRPEWGVSVHTPSLAADLSERATELLTHHEDAVRDVHACQEPLLTTTRANAAELEALF, from the coding sequence ATGGAGTACCACAAGCGCCGCGTCGCGTTCGCGGCCGCCGTGGACGCGGAGCGGCCCGCAGGTCTCGCCGCGCTGCTGCGCAGCCTCGCGCTGACCAATCCGGCGGTCTGCGAGGACGTCCTCCTCCGCCACGACGGCGACGCCCCGCCCGCAGGCACGCTCGACGCCGTGCGCGCGCTGCACCCGCGGCTCGTCCCCCTGCCGTCGTCGAGCCCGCTGCCGCCGCCCGGCGGCGCGTACGACACGGTGATCGTCCTGCCGCCAGGCACCGTGGTGCGCGAGGACATCGGCCACCTGCTGACCGTCCGTCAACGCGTGGTGCACTACGAGCCGGTGGACGGCGAAGCGCCCGGCGAGCCGCCGACCGACGACGAGTTCCGCGCCGAGTACTGCGCCCTCCCCGGACGCAAGGCGCCCGACCTGCTGTTCCACTGCGCGCTGCCGCTGCTGCGCGCCGGCGGGCCGATCACGACACGGGCGGGCAAGCGCGTCGACCCGGCGGGACTCGCCCGCGTCGTCGGATCGGCGCTGCACCAGCAGGGGCGGTACGAGGAGGCCGTCGAGGTCCTGCGGCCGGCCGCGGGCGACCCGCGCCGCGCGCGCAACCACGAGGCGCTCGGCAGCGCGCTGATGGCGCTCTCCCGGTACGAGGAGGCGGAGACGCACCTGCTCGTCGCCACCGCGCACCCCGTCGTCGCCCCGCGCGCGTTCGCGCAGCTCGCCCGCCTCGCCTGGCTGCACGGCCGGGACGACGACGCTCGCCGGTACGCCCTGACCGGCCTCGACGCGGACCCGACGGACGCCGGCTGCCGTGCCCTCCACGCCCGCACCGCGCCGCCGCCGGCCGCAGGGCCGGCCGCTCCCGTCGTGCCGGGCGACCAGATCGCCCATGTCGCGCTCTACGCCGAGGGTCAGGAGAACTCGGGCGACAAGGTCCTCCCCGAGGCCGTCCGCCGCTGCTTCGGCCCCGACACCGGAGAGGCCCGCTGGCACTCCGTCCAGGTGCACCGCCTCGTGGACGACCGGGTCCTCGCCGAGCTGAACTCCCGGCGCGGCGTCATCGTCGGCGGCGGCGGCCTCTTCCTCCCCGACACCTGGCCCAACGGCAACAGCGGCTGGCAGTGGAACGTCACCGACGACGCGCTGCGCCGCATCACCGTCCCCCTCGCGGTCTTCGCCGTCGGCTTCAACCTGTTCGACGGCCAGCATCTGCCGCCGGGGCGCCTCGCGGGGAGCGTCCGCGCCCTGGTGGAGCGTGCGGCGTTCGTCGGCCTCCGCAACCGGGGCTCCGTCGAGCGGGTCCGTGCCCTGCTGCCGGCGGAGCTGGGCGACCGCGTGCGGCACCAGCCGTGCCCGACGACCGTGCTGCGCCACCTCGTCCCCGGCTGGCGCGACGCGACCCCGGCGGACCGCGCCGACACCGTCCTGCTGAACTGCGCCTACGACCGCGCGGGGCTGCGCTTCGGCCACGACTACGGACACTTCCTCGACCAGATGGCCCGCACGGTCCGCGCGCTGCGCGCCCACGCCGAGATCCGGTACGCAGCCCACACCCCGGCGGACGAGACGTTCGTCCACGACCTGCGCCGCGCCCACGGCCTGACGCTGCCCGTGACGCGCCTGTACGACATGACGAACGAGGGCCTGCTGGACGCGTACCGCCGCACGCGCCTCGTCATCGGCATGCGCGGCCACGCGACGATGATCCCGTTCGGCTGCGGCACCCCGGCGCTCAGCCTGATCTCGCACCCGAAACTGGCGTACTTCCTGGACGACATCGGCCGCCCGGAGTGGGGCGTCTCGGTGCACACCCCGTCCCTCGCGGCGGACCTGAGCGAGCGGGCGACGGAGCTGCTGACGCACCACGAGGACGCCGTGCGGGACGTCCACGCGTGCCAGGAGCCGCTGCTCACGACGACCCGCGCCAACGCGGCGGAGCTCGAAGCGCTGTTCTGA
- a CDS encoding helix-turn-helix domain-containing protein produces the protein MTKRPYGQFCGLARALETVGERWTLLIVRDLLIGPKRFTDLRRGLPDIPTNVLSSRLKQLEENGIATRRALPHPERAVVYELTGHGRDLEPALIALGRWGATTMTEPRPGEVVTPDSLAMSFRTTFHPEAARGVRLTAEVRVPGITVGIEVTDGALAVSTEPLPDPGLIIEPLAGNPLLDLMTGALAPADAVTDGRIRLTGDTGLLEPFAVVFRF, from the coding sequence ATGACGAAACGCCCCTACGGACAGTTCTGCGGCCTGGCCCGCGCGCTGGAGACGGTCGGCGAGCGGTGGACCCTCCTGATCGTCCGCGACCTGCTCATCGGCCCGAAGCGCTTCACCGACCTGCGCAGGGGCCTGCCGGACATCCCCACCAACGTCCTGTCGTCCCGTCTGAAGCAGCTCGAGGAGAACGGGATCGCCACGCGGCGGGCGCTCCCCCACCCCGAGCGCGCCGTCGTCTACGAACTGACCGGCCACGGGCGGGATCTGGAGCCCGCCCTGATCGCCCTGGGCCGGTGGGGCGCCACCACGATGACCGAGCCGCGCCCGGGCGAGGTCGTCACCCCCGACTCCCTGGCGATGTCGTTCAGGACCACGTTCCACCCGGAGGCGGCGCGCGGCGTCCGGCTGACCGCCGAGGTGCGCGTACCCGGCATCACGGTCGGGATCGAGGTCACCGACGGCGCGCTGGCCGTGTCCACCGAGCCGCTGCCCGACCCCGGTCTGATCATCGAACCGCTGGCCGGCAACCCGCTTCTCGACCTCATGACCGGCGCCCTCGCCCCCGCCGACGCCGTGACCGACGGGAGGATCCGCCTCACCGGCGACACCGGCCTCCTGGAGCCGTTCGCCGTGGTCTTCCGCTTCTGA
- a CDS encoding DUF998 domain-containing protein gives MTQTLSAAPAVLPSRTAARPSARATRPLLWGGVVAGPFFLLTGMAQALTRDGFDLGRNALSQLSLGDLGWIQVTAFALTALLGAAGAAGTRRVLRGGPGGTWAPRLIGVFAASFLAAAVFTADPGAGFPAGTPDDRAASVSGHGAVHMASGMVGYLALCAGLLVLARHFAARQERGWAIACRLLPAGVVAGFAGSAVSVPAFTAGAALGLIGLSAVTARLMTRTPEAR, from the coding sequence ATGACCCAGACCCTCAGTGCCGCCCCGGCCGTGCTCCCGTCCCGCACCGCCGCGCGGCCGTCCGCGCGAGCGACGCGTCCGCTGCTGTGGGGCGGCGTCGTCGCGGGGCCGTTCTTCCTGCTCACCGGCATGGCCCAGGCCCTGACCCGGGACGGCTTCGACCTCGGCCGCAACGCGCTCAGCCAGCTCAGCCTCGGCGACCTCGGGTGGATCCAGGTCACCGCGTTCGCGCTGACCGCGCTCCTCGGCGCGGCGGGCGCGGCCGGCACGCGCCGCGTGCTGCGCGGCGGCCCGGGCGGCACCTGGGCGCCGCGCCTGATCGGCGTGTTCGCCGCGTCGTTCCTCGCCGCCGCCGTCTTCACCGCCGACCCCGGCGCCGGCTTCCCCGCCGGCACGCCCGACGACCGTGCCGCCTCGGTGAGCGGGCACGGGGCCGTGCACATGGCGAGCGGCATGGTGGGCTACCTTGCACTCTGCGCCGGACTGCTCGTGCTCGCACGCCACTTCGCCGCCCGGCAGGAACGCGGCTGGGCCATCGCCTGCCGTCTCCTCCCGGCCGGGGTCGTCGCCGGCTTCGCCGGGTCCGCCGTCTCCGTGCCGGCCTTCACCGCCGGAGCCGCGCTCGGCCTCATCGGGCT